GGGATGGATACGAGCGTGACCGAGGTCCGGGTGGTCGCCAAAGTCTCCCGCGCGATGGGCGTCGATGCCACGGGGAAAGCCGCGATGGTCAGCGCGGGCGACTCCTGGGTCATCCGCAGCATGTCCCACCCCTACAAGGTGGGGCCCGTTGAGGACCAGCCAAGAATGCTGTTGCTCCAGCCCGAGCAGGACGGCTTCACGTTAGCCCCCGGTCGTTACGTCGTCGTGGTCAAGGGCATGGGCTACGATTTCACGGTGGCCGGCACCGTCACCGATCCCGATCAATGCGTGGAGCGCATCAACGCGACGAACGGGGCGTTCTATTCTCCCTGCCCGCCCCCTCGTTGAGGCACTAACCGGCTTGTCGCGTAGCCTGCCTAATTCTTGGCTTTGCTGTCTTTGGGCGCATCGGCCGGCGCGTCGTCAACCTTGCCGTCGTTCGCGACGCATTTGTTGAAATAGTCCCGCTGCTCCTTCGCAGACCCCTTGGCGCTGCCGGCGGCCGGATTGCCGACTTGCTTTGGAGGAAAAGCTTTCGCGACCGCCGTGTTGCATGTGCGTGCCACTTCGGCGGTAACGGCCGACGCCGTCACGGGAGCAGCCACCGCGAACAGACATGCTAGTCCCAGCAACCTTGGCGTATTTCTGACGGGCACCTTGCTCACTCCTTTGATCCACGCGGCGTGACGGGACCATATCAAAGACGGCCGAAACGCCCAACGGCAAAGCAACACTGAATTGCCGCGTCGTCGCTTCGGACTAGCTGTTGAGCTGAGGCGGCTTGAAATCTGGGAAACGCGTCAGCATTGCCGCCTTGACGAATTTCAGGTGCGAAATCGTGCTCGCGAGCTCCTTGAGCCTGCGTTGGCCGTTGGAAATATCGGCAGCAAAGAGGTCCTGATGGTGATTGTCCAGCGGCTCGCGCTCCAGATATTCGTCTGTCCCGTTGCCAAAGGTGACGGAGGCGCGGGCGAGCGCGTCATCAACACGTCGATTGAGGCCTGCCTGCTCTCTTTCCGCCTCCTGCAGGGCGGTATCGAGCGCTGTCATGATCGCATCGATCCGGACGCGGTCCGTCTCGGCGTCGCGCTCGACCGAGCGGGCCTTGAAGCCCTTGTCCTCACGCCGGGAGCTGAGAAGATTGTGCGCGCGCGCCCTCAGGAACAGCTGGAACATCTGGGCCATCCCACGTTCGGATTTGAAGCCGCCACCATCGGTCAAATACAGTTAATAAAGTTTGAAAGTCGGCGCCTGCTCGGCTCGACTTTCCGTGATCCAGGTCCGCCAAGCCCCCTCATGCTTGAGGTAGAGTTCGAGCCACCTCACCTCGTTGTCAGCCACGACGCCGTCGCCGATGTCACCGGTGGCCTGCGGCACGCTACCTTCGATCGACGACAGATCCAGCGCCTCAAATTCCGCGGTTTCGTCCGACGACAGGCCGATCAGAACGCGATGCCCCTGCGCGTCGACGAAGTATCGCCGCGGCGCATGGCGCTTCTGCTCAATCATTGCGGCGGCCCCCGCCAAGGATCCAGGGGCCGGAGAGGCCTTCGAACCGTCGACTATAAATGCACACAAAGGCAATCAATGAGACTGCGCCAGCAACCAGGCCCAGCAACGCAATGAGATACGCCATCTACGATTCCTTACGCACGCCTCGCAATTCCAGACGTCTTCAAATCTCGCAACAGGCTCGTAAGCTCTAAACTCCTATTCCGACGCCCTCAATGAGAGCGGTGAATTAACCTAACCGAGCGTGGTTTACGAAGGAGGGCTTCGGCCGGCGGCGATTGAAGCCGGATTATAGGGCGCATAGAGCCGATAGCGCGCCGACCGCCTGCGTGAGCGCCATGCTCGTACGCCATAGCCGCAGCCAAAACCTGCCGCAAAAATCGATGCCAAAACCAGAATTGCTGTCATTGGAATGTTCCTGCGTTGTCGGAACGCTCCTCCCATCACATTTCATCGTGCAGACGTGACGACTTCAAGATCGCCGCCGCTGAAACTTTTGTCAGACGACGATGAAGTTTGTGCAACGTGTTGCTTGAGGATTGATCGCGCGGCGGTCAAGCGGCGCGCTTCACACACGGCCACCGGAGCTCAGCGAGCGCCGTCTGTTTTCCCGAATTCCGGACGACGCGGCGGCGCGGCGCGACCTCGTGAACATTCCCGATCGCGGAGACCAGCACGCGCGGATCGACCGCGATCGAGGGAACTCCCGTGGTTGTACGGAGCGTTTTGCGCTGAATTCATCGAGGTAAGGTTTCCCAGTTAGCTTAATTCGGGTTGTTTGTTGCGCGCTTTTCCCGATCGCATATCCAAGACCGCACCGGGCTTCCCCAAGGCCCGGCCCCACCCAAGCAAAGCCGTCGAGCGAACATGGGTCCGCTTGGCGGCTTTGTCGTTGTGTCGATGCGAAGAGGAATGTTTCTGAAATGGCGCGGAAGCCCTGGTCGTTCAAAGAGGACCGCCGGCTCATGGAGCTGGCCAAGTCCTCGACGTCGCTGGAAGAAGCAGCGAAGCAGCTCGGGCGCTCGCCTGACGCGATCAAGCGCATGGCGATGCGGCTTGGTTTGTCCTTGAAGTCGAAGCCGGGGAAGAAGAGCTAATCTTCGAAACAAAGCAGTCCTCTTGCGGAGGCCTGTGCCAACACACCCAAATGGGTCTGTTCGCCAAATTCACCCGATAGAACCATTCGGCGAAGCTCGCTCTGCGAGACCGGAACGACCTCGATACCGGGCTCTTCGACAAAGCCAGGCTTGCGATCGCCAGTCCTGACGAAGAACGAATGAGTCGCATTGCTGATCCGGCTGGAGCAGGTCGCGGACAGGCCGATGCGCTCGATGCTCACAGTGGGATAGCCGGTCTCTTCCAGAAGTTCACGCGCGGCTGTCATTTGCGGATCTTCGCCCGGGTCGACCATTCCTGCGGGCAACTCCAGCGAGAAGCGCTCGATCGCCGGCCGATATTAGCGCACCAGAAGTATCTGCGAGTCGGTCGTCATGGCCAGCACGGCCACGTAGTCGGGCTGCGCGATTGCGTAATAGGTCTCCGCGGCAGCCTCGCGTGAGAAACTCACCTCCCGAGCGATGACCTCGAGCCAGGGCGAAACTGTCGTGCGTTCGACCTTCAGAATTTTAGGCAGGTCCCGGACCATCCGCGAGAGGTCTCCTTGGCTGACGCAGCTCATGCTGCCATGGCGGCGGGCACGAAGCGATTTGACTGACTTCCGCCCTGTCCGCGGGGAACATAGACGGCATGCCGGGGTTTGACTCAGATGTCCTAGCGAGGTCAGGCCGTGCTGCATCTTGCCATCTCCGTCATGCTGATCTGGGTGGCCTTCAACATCGCCTTCGTCGTGTTGAGATTGCGAGCGACGCGATCCCCGCATGGCGCAAAGAACCTGAACGGCTGCATGACCCCTTATCACCCCGAGATCGTTCCCCTGCACCGCCAAATGCAGCGATAGAGGCTCGAGGGCTCGCGCGCCCATCAGATTTCCCCGCGATCTCGGCGTCCTAGGGCCGCCGCTTCTTGGGCGAACCCATTCCCGGACTGGTTCCATAGGTGGGCATGCCCGTGCCTTTGAACGCGCCCCCCATGCTGTCGGGGCTGGAGTTCGTGCTGCCCCCGCTGCGGATCGTCGAACCGGACTGGGTGCCGGAGCCTCGATCCTTGGTTCCCTGTGCCGAAACTCCGGCATCCCCAGCCACCACAGCCACCAAAACCACTGTTAACGCCCCGGTCGTGCCGATCAGCCACCTCATCATGGATCCCCCTCTGACATTCGACCATGGCGACATCGAGCGGCCCGGCGGTAGCCGGGCTGAGCGCCCCCGGCAGCTCCCCACCGCTGACCGTCGTCCGCCTCAGAACGAGGCCGCCTACCAAATAGGCAACCTCCCATCCCCCGCTTCGCTGGCGCCATTAAACCCTATCTTAGCGCGTCCAGACTAGGATCGATGGTTAAGCCTCCTCAACTTCCGCGCGGGCAAGATGAGACTACAGCGACCGACCTTCGCTTTTGCGGCGCTCGTGCTTGCGAGCACGGTCGTGTTCGGCCTGGCTGGACACCTTGGGGCCGAGAGCTTCATTCGCCACCAGCAGGCCCGCCAGCTCGACGAATTGACTGAGGTCGTTCTGCGCCGTTCCGAATTTGCGGTCGAGTTCGCGGCCGCAAGTCTGGTCGAACTCGGCAAGCGTGACGCCGTGAACTGCGAGCCGGCGACGCTCCAGGCCATCCGCCTTCATGTCTACCAGCGCTCGGCCATCAAGGACGTCCGCGTCGTCAATCCCGACGGTTCGGTGATCTGCTCGGCCTATTCCGAAACGCTGGAATTCGACAAGGGATGGGTCGAGCGGCGGGACATGCTCGCCTCGCGCGACGGGAAACTTTCATTGTTCCGCGTTCAGCAATTCGGCGGCGACGCGCTTGGCGTTCTCAGGGATATCAACAGCAGCACCGCACTGGTCGCCATCGTCGGCATCAACGCGAGCCTGTTTGACATCATGCCGTCCGAACTGCGCGGACACAGTGAGGTGGTCCTCTCCTTGAGCAATGGAGAGAAGCTTGGTGAGTTCCAGCTCGATGCCGACCGGCCACGGCGCAATGCGAAGCGCTTCGACAGGTCCTCCGACCGTTATCCTCTTCACACGACCATCGAGGTCGACGGCGCCGTGCTCTCGGCGTGGAATAACGAAGCCTATTGGCCGGCGCTTGCCGTTGCCGCCGGGCTTGGCGCCCTCTTCGGGGTCCTGCTGGCGCGAAGCCGCCGCACCGAGGGCCCGGTCGCCGATCTCGATCGCGCCCTGACTGCAGGCGAATTCAAGCCGTACTATCAACCCATCTTCGATCTCAGGACGAGAGAGATCAGAGGCTGCGAGGTCCTGGCGCACTGGGTGCGCGACGACGGCTCCGTCATCCCGCCGATGAATTTCATTCCGCTCGCCGAGTCCAGCGGCCGCATCCAGGCCATGACCTGGCAGATCCTGAAATCGGCATTGTCAGACCTCCGGCCGTTGCTGAAAGCAGACAAGGATTTCAAGCTTTCCCTCAACGTCGTCCCCAAGCATCTCCTCAGCGCCGGCTTCGTCGAAACGCTTCGACGTACCGTCTTGACGGCAAAAGTTGCGACACGGCAGATCGTGGTCGAGGTGACCGAACGCGACGAGCTCGACGATCTCGCGCGCGCGGCTGCCGTCGTGACCGAGCTGCGCGAATATGGCTTCCGCGTTGCCATCGACGACGTCGGGGTCGGCCACAGCGGACTGTCGCGACTGAAGGGTTTGGGCGCCAACACGATCAAGATCGACAAATTCTTCGTCGACACGATCACCGTGGATGCATCGACCACGACGATCGTCGAGATGCTGGTCGCACTCGCCAAGGACTTTCGAATGACGGTCGTTGCGGAAGGAATCGAGACGGAAGAACAACTCCACGCCCTGGTCGCCTCCGGTGTCGAGACCGGGCAGGGATATCTCGTCGCCGCGCCGCTCCCCTTTGCGAAGTTCAGCCAATTGATGGCGCCGCGTCATGCCGCGGAGGCTCAGGCCAACGGTGCTGCGCTGGTGGCTTGACCGACGCTGCTGGTTCGAATTCGGACACGCGCTCGACGCGCCGCACAGATGCGTCCCGGTGCGAACCACTATTCATGAACGCGGCATCGGCGATGTGCGACTTTAACGATATTTTCCGCTTTTGAGAGCGGCCCTCAGGTCGACCGGCTATGATGCCGCCATGCGCCGAAATCACCTCATGGCAGCCTCAGCAATCTGCCTCGCCCTCATCGCCTACGCCACCTTGGCGCGGCTGGCGGGGCGGCCCGCGCTCATGGGTCACGCCGAGGCGTATTGGGTCGTCGTCATCGAGCGCTTCAGCGCCTATGGCCTGCTGGGATTTCTTCTCTCCTTCCTGCTGCCGGGCCGCTTCATCTCCGCATGCTTGCTTGTCGTGGCCGTCGCAATGGGGCTGGAGGTGCTTCAGGCTCTGACACCGGATCGCGATCCCGGTGTGCTGGACGTTCTGCAAAAGGCAGCGGGAGGCACCGTAGGGGTCATCCTTGCCCAGACCATCCTGGCTTTCCTTCCCCGTCCGCCGTCCTGACGTGGGCACGACCTCGCACAAGCGAGGCCGTCAACGCGCCAAGATAGCGCCCCTACTTCGCCATCTGACCGCGCAGCTCGCCACCGGGGTTCGCAGCCGTGTGAATGTTCGCGTACCATTTTCCGGCGAGCAGATCCGTCGCCTGGGTGTCGGTGAGTGTCGCGGTGCCCTGAATGGGGCTCTGCACCGTCTTGAACGGCAGGGCGATGCCGGCGTTCTTGCCGGCTTCACTGGGCCCATGGAAATGTGCCCCCAACGCGGGACCCGACAGGCCGGTAAAGGTGATCGAATAGGTCAGCGTCTTCGTCTGGGTGTCGTAGCTTGCCTCTGCCTTGCCCGACCCGGCCGAATTGTTCGGAGGCACCTCGTTGGTGCCCTTGAGATCGGCCTGCAGCTTCACGACCTCAGCTTTTGCGGGAGCAGCTGTCATGATCAGCAGTCCTCCCAAGGCCGCCGCTCCCAACGCTCCGACGCAGACCCAATGATTGGCTTTCCTCATGGCACCCCTCCTGCGGGCTCTTTGGCCCAACTCGGTTGAAACACCGGCCCCGGCCGGAAAATTCCGGACGTGGATTTATGCCTGATTCGAGGCAACTATCGCGGGAATCTCGGAGCCAGGCCGGTCCAATCCAAAGAGGTGCACAGCGATTAGGCCACCCCGCGCCTGTGGACCTCATTCGGCGTCAGCAGTTCCGCCATCTGCCGGTGCGTGGCCTGGAGCGCCGCGATGGCGCTGTCGAGGTCAAAATCCGACTCACGGATGGAGGCAAAAAATCTGGCCGTCAGCGCCAGATCCAGTTTGACGCGGGTTGCCCCGTCGCGACTCTTGCGGCGGTCGAGCGACAGGTGGATGGCCCGCAATCTCGCTTCGCTGCTGCTGCATTCGCACAGCGTCGCGAGCTCGTCATATGTCATCCAGATTTGAGGCATGTCCCTGTCCGTCGCTTGTTATCGACCTTAGCCTAAATTTCAGCTCTAAAAGTATGGTTGCCGAGGGCGCAACCTGGCGACATTTTCGCTGCACGATGGTCAATTGAAGCTGAATCAGGCGCGGTTTTCTTGCGCAGCCAAAGGGAGCGATGGCGGAACCTCGAAGGCTTGCAGCTTTTCAGGATCGTCAAACTCGATATAACGAACCCGGTCGACGATGGCGCTCCCTGTGCTTTGCGTGGACTTGCTGCTGGCGGCCTCAGCCTGGATGGGCGTTGAACTGTGGTGGGATAAAAGGACATGACTGACCGACCGACCATCCTCGTCACGGGAGGCGCTGGCTACATTGGCTCGCACGCTTGCCGCGCCCTCGCGGCTGCCGGCTATCGGCCTGTCGTCTATGACAATCTCACAACGGGACATCGCAGCTTCGTCGCCGGAGACCTGGTGACGGGCGATCTGCTCGACAGCGCGACGCTGGCGCGCGCCTTTGCCGACCACAAGGTGACGGCCGTGATGCATTTTGCGGCGGCGAGCCTCGTCGGCGAGTCCATGACCGACCCGCAGAAATACTACATCAACAACGTCCAGGGCACGCTGTCGCTGCTCCAGGCGATGCGCAACGCGGGCTGCCGCCGCATCGTCTTCTCCTCGACCGGCGCGGTCTATGGCAACGCCGATTCCAAGGCGCTGTCCGAGGATTTCCCCTGTGCACCGATCAATCCCTACGGCGCCTCGAAATGGATGATCGAGCGCATGCTGGCCGACTATCGTGCGGCTTACGGTTTCGGCGCGTTCTGCCTGCGCTATTTCAATGCCAGCGGCGCCGATGCGGCCGGCGGCATCGGCGAATTGCGTGACAACGAGACCCATCTCATTCCGCGCGCCATGATGGCGTTGCAGGGCCATGTCGAGTTCGCCGTGTTCGGCGACGATTACGACACGCCCGACGGCACCGCGATCCGCGACTACATCCACGTCACCGATCTCGCCGCGGCACATGTCGCGGCATTGAAGCTGCTGGAAGTAGGACATGCCGGCGGCAGCTTCAATCTCGGCACCGGCTCGGGCTTCTCGGTGCGCGAGATCTTGAACGCCATCAGGCAAGAGACCGGACGCGAGGTCCCTCATACCGTCAAGCCGCGCCGCGCCGGCGATCCGACCTATCTCGTGGCCGATCCTTCCGCTGCGCGAAAGGTGCTGGACTTCGTGCCGCGCCATTCCGACCTGCCGACCGTGATCCGCACCGCCTGGGCCTGGCACCAGAAGGCGCATCCGCTCAAATGAGCGCGACACTTGTTGATGACCTGTATGCGCTGAAGAGGCTAAAGCCGACCTGACCGCCAAAGCGCGATAGCACTGGGATCAATCGATGAGCGCCAAGAACTCGATCACCTCTCCCGCAGGGAGAGGTCGGATCGCATCGTAAGATGCGATCCGGGTGAGGGGTTACAGTCTCACTGTGCGCCGCGGCCCCTCACCCGGATTGCTGCGCAATCCGACCTCTCCCCGCTGGGGAGAGGTGAACCACGACCGCCGACCAAACCTAGTTTCATCATGCTTTAATCGCGCGCCGATCCGAATGGAGCGGGCGGACGGCGCGGCCGAGACCGGCTGTCGAGCGCCTTGGGCAATTTGTCGGCATTGAGCTTCACGACCGCGCATTTGGCCTCAGTGGCCACGGTGTCTTCCTGGCTGTAGATCAAGGTGCACTCGAACCTGACGTCCGGCGCCTCGCGCGCCGTGCCCCAGCACGTCGCGACCGCGCCGCTGCAATCGCCCGAGAGAGTGGCTTCGACTTCGTCAGGACCAAACACGCTCGGATTGCCCTCGGTATGGCGCTTCACGGTCAGGACAGCCGTGAAACGTCGCTGGTCGACCTGATAGGAACCGCCATAGGTGAAGAAGCTGTCGCTGCCGGAGATTCGCCCCTCGGTCAGATCGACAAGGCCCGTGCCCTGGCCACGCGGGGTCCTGAACCAGGCAGCGTATTTGCCGTCTCTCAGCATGACAATATCCGTCGTAAAATTCAGACGTATTTGCTGGCAACTCTGGGGCGCGACAATGACCGATATGGCGCGCGTTCCGCCACGGTTAACGCCCTGCAAAGCCAGTTCCTAAAATTGCCGGCGCGGCCTGCGCCGCGACGGCAGCAAGCTCAAAACAATTCTATGCCGTCATCCGCAGGCTCGACCGTTTCGACCCGGCGGCTGGCCGCGCTCGACGACAGCCCAAGGGCTTGCAAAAAGTCCCGGTGAACGTCGCGCTCGCGCTCCATCGTGTAGCGAGCAAAGAGATCGTCGAGCAGCGCCTCGTCCTGCCGCTGCGGCCGATGCGTGCCCGCGCTGGCGCTCTCGAGGCGCGCGGCGACGGAAGGTAGTGTCGCCGAGCTCTCCCCGAGCGAGTTCATCAGGCCTTGCGCCGAATTCATCAGGCCTTCGAACTCGGCGCCTTCGTCGACGAGACGGGTCATCAATCTGCCGAGCCGTTCGTTGCCGGCTTCGACCTCGCGCAGCGCCTGAAGTATCTGCGGTTCGAGCTTGGCGAGCTGGGTGGGATCGCCCTGGACGCGGAGCTCCTTCAACTCGTTGGCCGACTGCTCGATGCCGTCGAGGATCGGTCGCAGGCGTCCGGCGCCTGCCGAGACCTGATCGGCGGTCGCCTTGAGCTCGTTGGCGATGACGACGAAGGCGCTGCCGCGGCTGCCGAGATGGCTTGCCTTGAGGCCCGCGTTCATGCCGATCAGCGTGATGTCGACCGTGGCTTCGGCGAGACCTGCGATGGCCTGGCGGAATTTGGCCAGCGTCTCCTCGACGACCGCCAGTGCCTCGTCGACCGAACGACCCGCGCTCTCGCAGGTCGCAATCAGGGTCGAGGCATGGGCCAGCGTCTGCTTGATGCGGGCGAGGAACGAGGAGGAGGATCCGTTCTCGGCGCCGAACAGCGAACGGCCGTGATTGACGACACCACCGGCATCATTCAGGATCGCGGACAGCGCCCGGATGATCTCACTGATGTCGCCGCCGAACTCGCGTTGCGCGTCCCTGAGCTGAGCCGCCTGCAACCGGCGGATCGCATGGGCGCCGTCTTCGCTGGCGACGGGCGTGGGGACGAGGCTCGGCTCCGAGCCGGACGACAAGCGCAAGCCGTGACAGACATGTTCGAGGCGCTGCCGCGTGCTGTCGCCGGCCTGCAACGATATGATCGCGCTGCCGACGGCGTCGGCGATCTTCCGCGTGCTGCCGCTGGAGAGATCGGCGAGATGGCTGCTCTTGCTGCGCTGCTCGCGCAGGCCGGAATAGGCTGCACCAAGCTCGGCACTCTCCGCGACCAGCTGGTCACCGTAGCTCTTCTCGAATTCCTTCTGCCTGATGGATGCGGTGACGACGGCCTCCGACAACCGCTGCTGGTCCCGCGCGCAGCCCTCGATCGAGCCCTGCACGGCCTTGCCCAGATCGTAGGCCTCCTGCGTGAAAGCCAGAAAACCCTCGCGATCGCCATCGAGCGACGCCGCCTCGATCCGGGCGCTGCGCGCGATGATGGTGATCATCTGGATATGCTTGAACAGCGGCTTCAGCAGAGCGGACGCTTCCGTCGTGCTCTTGCCGATCATCGCGAGCAGCGCGCTCTCGGCCGGCAGCGCCCGCGCCAGCTCGCTCAGCCGCGCCGCGATCTCCTGCAATGCGGTCGCCGCGCCTTCGATCTCGGCGCCGGAGAGCTCTCCGGAGAGAGACCCCAGCCCCTGATTCAGCTCCTTGAAGATGATGTGACCGCGACCGAGGTCATGACCGACGCCTGAAAACACGTCCTCGATGCGCGACGAGACGCCCTCGACCGCGGCAATCGCATCCGTCAAATGTCCGGCCGGAACGGCAGTCATCGCCATCAACCCGCCGCTGCCGGGTGCCCGGCCTGATACCACTGCATGATCTCGCGCGGGATATGGTTCAGCGAAACCACTTTCTCGACGCCGCCGTGGGCGATGGCCTCCTTGGGCATGCCGAACACCACGCAGCTTTCTTCATCCTGCGCCCGTGTCGAGGCGCCGAGCTTGCGCATCTCCAGCATGCCGCGCGCGCCGTCGTCGCCCATGCCGGTCATGATGACGCCGAGCGCGTTGGCGCCGGCATGCTGGGCGGCCGAGCGAAACAACACGTCGACCGAGGGGCGATGCCGCGACACCGGGGGCCCGTCCTTGATCGCGACCTGGTAACGCAGCCCGATGCGCTGGAGCAGCATGTGGCGGGCACCCGGAGCAATGTAGGCGCAGCCAGGCAATACCGGCTCGCGATCCTCCGCCTCCTTGACGCGGATCTGGCAGATGCTGTCGAGACGCCGTGCGAACGCGGCCGTGAAGCCCGCCGGCATGTGCTGGACGACGAGAATGGGAGGACAGTTCGCCGGCAACATCTCGAGGACGTCGTTGAGCGCTTCAGTTCCGCCCGTCGAGGCTCCGATGCAGACGATGCGCTCGGTCGTCGGCCGGACCTTGCTCTGCACCGGCGGCGGGATGATGGCGTCAGCCGTGAGCTTCTTCTCGATCACCCGCCGTTCCGTGCGCGGCCGCACGCGTGCCCGCGCCGCCGACTTCACGGATTCACGCAAGCGCGTCGAGCATTCGAGCAGCGCCTGACGCGTGTCGACCTTCGGCTTGGGCACGATGTCGACGGCGCCGGCCTCGAACGCCTCGAACATCACGTGCGAGCCCTCCTCCGTCAGCGAGGAGCAGATGATCACCGGGATCGGACGCTGCGCCATGATCTTGCGCAGGAACGTCATGCCGTCCATGCGCGGCATCTCGAGGTCGAGGATCATGACGTCGGGGATCTCGTCCTGGAGGCGCCGTGCCGCAACGAACGGATCGGACGCCGTCGCCATCACCTCGATATCGGGATCTTCGTTCAGGATCGTCTGGAGGATTTGGCGCACCGACGCCGAATCATCCACGATCAGGACGCGAACTTTCTCCCTTGGCATGTTGCAACGCGCTCCCGATCAAACCTGAAAAATGGTCGGCTGAACCTGCTTCAGGCCCGGAACAGAACTGTGGATCATCGACTCGGAGTGTCCGACCAGCAAATACCCGCCCGGCCGCAAATGACTGCAAAGCTGCTCGACGACCTTGCGCTGCGTCGGCTTGTCGAAATAAATCAGCACATTGCGGCAGAAGATCATGTCGACGTCGCGGTCGACGGGATAGGACTGATCCATCAGGTTCATCCGCATGAAATGCGTCATGCGGCGCAGTTCCGGCACCACCCGCACTTCGCCCCGCGATTTGTCGCGCGAGGACAGGAAATACCGCTTCACGAACGGCTCCGGCACCGGTGCCAGCACGTCGCGGGTGTAGATCGCGGTCTTGGCGAGGCGCAGTACCGCCGTCGAGATGTCGGTTCCCAGGACGCGATACTGAAACCGCGATCCGCTCCTGATCATGTCGTCCAGCACCATGGCAACCGTATAGGCCTCCATGCCGGTGGAGCTCGCCGAGCTCCAGACCTTCAGGTTTGCGCTTCTGCGGCCGTGCGACTTGAGCAGCGCGGGGATAGCGATCTCCCGCATGAAGGTGAAATGCTGCGGCTCGCGGAAGAAGTCGGTCTTGTTGGTCGTCACCACATCGATCAGATGGGTGAGCTCCGCGTCGAAATGGTCGGCCTCGAACAGGTTCTCGACATATTCGTTGAGGTCGGAGAAGTTCAGGGCGCGCACACGCTTGTGCAGGCGCCCCTCCAGCATCAGCCGCTTGCCCTGCGGCAGCTTGATGCCGACCTGGCCCTCGATCAGTTCGGCAATGGTGCGGAAATGGCGGTCCGACAAATGCACGGCCGTATCCTGCAAGGCGAGCATCATGGCCGCCAGCCCCGGTCCCGAAGGCCCGCATGCACTTGATATCGGGCCATCAGGGCCATTTTGAATCCTACGCGTTTACGCGACAGCAGACGAGGACCGCCCGCAGCAAAGGAGCGGACCTGCCCGCGAAAGATCTCAGCGCTGAAAATCGGCGTCCCGATCGTCCTCACCGTCGTTCATGTCGAAGGCAAAACCGCCCCCGCCCGCGACCTTCATGGCGCGCGCCGGCTTGGCTGGCTGCTTCTTGGTGGGACGCTCGGCTGCCGCCATGGTCGCAGCCTTGGCGCGGAGCTGCGTGACGGCCCGGTCGACCGACGCCGGCGCCTGGCTCCTGCCGCCCTGCTCGATGCGGAAATAGGCGATCGTCGATTGCAGTTGCTCGGCCTGCGAGGCGAGCTCTTCCGAGGTCGAGGAGACCTGCTCGGAGGCGCTGGCGTTCTGCTGACCGACCTTGTCGAGCTGCTGGATCGCCTGGTTGATCTGGGAGGAGCCGACGTCCTGCTCGCGGCAGGCGGCGGTGATTTCCTGCACCAACTCGGCCGTCTTCTTGATATCGGGCACGAGCTTCGCCAGCATCGAGCCGGCTTCCTGCGCGACCTTCACGGTCTCGCTTGACAGCGTACCGATATCGGCCGCGGCAGCCTGGCTGCGCTCGGCGAGCTTGCGCACTTCGGATGCGACCACGGCAAAGCCCTTGCCGTGCTCGCCGGCGCGGGCGGCCTCGACCGCCGCGTTGAGCGCGAGCAGGTCGGTCTGGCGCGCGATCTCCTGCACGATGGTGATCTTCTCGGCGATGGTCTGCATTGCCTCGACGGCGCGGCCAACCGCAGCACCGCTGGCCTCGGCATCCTTGGCCGACTGCGCCGCGATCTTCTCGGTCTGGTTGGCGTTGTCGGCGTTCTGCTTCACGTTGGAAGCCATCTCCTCCATCGAGGACGAGGCTTCCTCGGCCGACGAGGCCTGCTCGGTCGCGCCCTGCGAGAGCTGCTCGGC
This genomic interval from Bradyrhizobium guangzhouense contains the following:
- a CDS encoding NUDIX domain-containing protein, translated to MVDPGEDPQMTAARELLEETGYPTVSIERIGLSATCSSRISNATHSFFVRTGDRKPGFVEEPGIEVVPVSQSELRRMVLSGEFGEQTHLGVLAQASARGLLCFED
- a CDS encoding EAL domain-containing protein; this encodes MRLQRPTFAFAALVLASTVVFGLAGHLGAESFIRHQQARQLDELTEVVLRRSEFAVEFAAASLVELGKRDAVNCEPATLQAIRLHVYQRSAIKDVRVVNPDGSVICSAYSETLEFDKGWVERRDMLASRDGKLSLFRVQQFGGDALGVLRDINSSTALVAIVGINASLFDIMPSELRGHSEVVLSLSNGEKLGEFQLDADRPRRNAKRFDRSSDRYPLHTTIEVDGAVLSAWNNEAYWPALAVAAGLGALFGVLLARSRRTEGPVADLDRALTAGEFKPYYQPIFDLRTREIRGCEVLAHWVRDDGSVIPPMNFIPLAESSGRIQAMTWQILKSALSDLRPLLKADKDFKLSLNVVPKHLLSAGFVETLRRTVLTAKVATRQIVVEVTERDELDDLARAAAVVTELREYGFRVAIDDVGVGHSGLSRLKGLGANTIKIDKFFVDTITVDASTTTIVEMLVALAKDFRMTVVAEGIETEEQLHALVASGVETGQGYLVAAPLPFAKFSQLMAPRHAAEAQANGAALVA
- a CDS encoding VanZ family protein, which gives rise to MRRNHLMAASAICLALIAYATLARLAGRPALMGHAEAYWVVVIERFSAYGLLGFLLSFLLPGRFISACLLVVAVAMGLEVLQALTPDRDPGVLDVLQKAAGGTVGVILAQTILAFLPRPPS
- the galE gene encoding UDP-glucose 4-epimerase GalE, yielding MTDRPTILVTGGAGYIGSHACRALAAAGYRPVVYDNLTTGHRSFVAGDLVTGDLLDSATLARAFADHKVTAVMHFAAASLVGESMTDPQKYYINNVQGTLSLLQAMRNAGCRRIVFSSTGAVYGNADSKALSEDFPCAPINPYGASKWMIERMLADYRAAYGFGAFCLRYFNASGADAAGGIGELRDNETHLIPRAMMALQGHVEFAVFGDDYDTPDGTAIRDYIHVTDLAAAHVAALKLLEVGHAGGSFNLGTGSGFSVREILNAIRQETGREVPHTVKPRRAGDPTYLVADPSAARKVLDFVPRHSDLPTVIRTAWAWHQKAHPLK
- a CDS encoding CHRD domain-containing protein — translated: MRKANHWVCVGALGAAALGGLLIMTAAPAKAEVVKLQADLKGTNEVPPNNSAGSGKAEASYDTQTKTLTYSITFTGLSGPALGAHFHGPSEAGKNAGIALPFKTVQSPIQGTATLTDTQATDLLAGKWYANIHTAANPGGELRGQMAK
- a CDS encoding chemotaxis protein: MTAVPAGHLTDAIAAVEGVSSRIEDVFSGVGHDLGRGHIIFKELNQGLGSLSGELSGAEIEGAATALQEIAARLSELARALPAESALLAMIGKSTTEASALLKPLFKHIQMITIIARSARIEAASLDGDREGFLAFTQEAYDLGKAVQGSIEGCARDQQRLSEAVVTASIRQKEFEKSYGDQLVAESAELGAAYSGLREQRSKSSHLADLSSGSTRKIADAVGSAIISLQAGDSTRQRLEHVCHGLRLSSGSEPSLVPTPVASEDGAHAIRRLQAAQLRDAQREFGGDISEIIRALSAILNDAGGVVNHGRSLFGAENGSSSSFLARIKQTLAHASTLIATCESAGRSVDEALAVVEETLAKFRQAIAGLAEATVDITLIGMNAGLKASHLGSRGSAFVVIANELKATADQVSAGAGRLRPILDGIEQSANELKELRVQGDPTQLAKLEPQILQALREVEAGNERLGRLMTRLVDEGAEFEGLMNSAQGLMNSLGESSATLPSVAARLESASAGTHRPQRQDEALLDDLFARYTMERERDVHRDFLQALGLSSSAASRRVETVEPADDGIELF